From the Malus domestica chromosome 17, GDT2T_hap1 genome, one window contains:
- the LOC103426048 gene encoding snRNA-activating protein complex subunit, with protein MMTENGSGGANNNGGDKEEEEEEELSVPRGGPIYVPNVVGPLTSVPLFLSSILQELQDLEVEVSPNSSQVCDEDISVDELKILTEEELVDMAITEAFKDDEGAPSLLPISEEPSNERSANDSETSNDKDCKTKPRRRKRTNEYNHALEDDEGPSNLSPIPEELSRRVSDSGISNDKACTKTSSKGKRTKANAHALNETYIARVERVKRIKEKQEEDKSAVTLHSFNRSSKTTELSIASSRTIDRMKPLRSASSSVKVKSSSIQEFVPAQYPDVALSIEVYQSVQKRLKNQELLVLGQQTLTELRDKIDCLTDHVMQKAGQHDPSGYFLVEDTFCNDLRDPSSVDYSEPIFDWLKDSKGAALKKWESVVAGELKKKQKAVVGDVTGSQLPSFRAVDMDKTKFSDLKFRLGAGYLYCHQGDCRHTFVIRDMRLIHPQDIQNRAAYPILLFQVKPVIQKCYACKIFRATKVTVDDKWAQENPCYFCDDCYYLLHYKDGHLLYDDFSVYDYHHD; from the exons ATGATGACGGAGAATGGCAGCGGCGGCGCCAACAATAATGGTGGTGataaggaagaggaggaggaggaggagctcTCGGTTCCCAGAGGTGGGCCCATCTACGTTCCCAATGTTGTGGGTCCCCTCACCAGCGTCCCTCTGTTCCTGTCTTCTATTCTCCAAGAACTTCAG GATTTAGAGGTGGAAGTGTCTCCAAATTCATCCCAAGTCTGTGACGAAGATATTTC GGTGGATGAGCTTAAAATCTTGACCGAGGAAGAGTTAGTCGATATGGCTATCACGGAAGCATTTAAG GATGATGAAGGTGCTCCCAGTCTCTTGCCTATTTCTGAAGAGCCCTCCAATGAAAG GAGTGCAAATGATTCTGAGACTTCAAATGATAAAGATTGTAAAACGAAACCAAGGAGGAGAAAGCGAACAAATGAATATAATCACGCTCTTGAG GACGATGAAGGTCCCTCAAATCTTTCACCTATTCCAGAAGAGCTTTCCAG GAGAGTAAGTGATTCTGGGATATCAAATGATAAAGCTTGTACAAAGACATCAAGCAAGGGAAAACGAACAAAGGCAAATGCGCATGCTCTTAAT GAGACTTATATTGCAAGGGTGGAGCGTgttaaaagaataaaagaaaagcaAGAGGAAGACAAATCGGCTGTGACTCTGCATTCTTTCAA CCGTAGTTCGAAGACGACTGAACTTTCCATTGCATCCTCAAGGACAATTGATAGGATGAAACCCCTCAGATCTGCAAGTTCATCAGTGAAG GTGAAGTCATCCAGCATTCAGGAATTTGTACCTGCGCAATATCCAGACGTTGCTCTTTCAATTGAGGTTTACCAAAGTGTGCAAAAAAGGTTGAAG AACCAAGAGTTGTTGGTCCTCGGACAACAAACCTTGACTGAACTGAGGGATAAGATCGACTGCCTGACAGACCATGTGATGCAAAAGGCTGGTCAGCATGATCCTTCAGGATACTTCCTTGTAGAA GATACATTTTGCAATGATTTGAGAGATCCCTCCTCAGTAGATTATAGCGAACCTATATTCGATTGGCTTAAAGATTCTAAGGGCGCTGCTCTGAAAAAATGGGAAAGCGTTGTAGCTGGAGAATTGAAAAAGAAGCAGAAGGCAGTCGTAGGAGATGTAACAGGGTCACAATTGCCTAGTTTCAGAGCTGTTGACATGGACAAGACTAAATTCTCGGACTTGAAGTTCCGACTTGGTGCTGGATATCTGTATTGTCACCAG GGAGACTGCAGACATACGTTTGTAATTCGTGACATGAGATTGATTCATCCCCAAGATATACAAAACAGGGCAGCTTATCCAATACTCTTATTTCAAGTGAAGCCAGTTATACAAAAATGTTACGCTTGTAAAATATTTCGAGCAACAAAGGTAACTGTAGATGACAAGTGGGCTCAGGAGAACCCGTGTTACTTCTGCGACGATTGTTACTACCTCCTCCACTATAAGGACGGACATCTTCTATATGATGACTTCTCCGTGTATGATTATCACCATGACTGA